The DNA window TCGGCGTTCGCCGCGCGAGCCGTCCGCACGACGGTCGCGGCCGGGTCGTTCGACAGGTACAGCTGCGGGTAGATCGGGATGCAGTGCCCGCCGACGGCGATGCCGGGACGGTGAATGTGGCTGTAGGGCTGGGAGTTCGACGCGTTGATGACCGCGTGAACGTCGATGCCGTTCTGGTCCGCGAAGCGCGCGAACTGGTTCGCCAAGGCGATGTTGACATCGCGGTAGGTGGTCTCCGCGAGCTTCGCCAGCTCGGCGGCCTCGGCCGAGCCGAGGTCCCAAACTCCGTTGCTCTGCGGGAGATCCGGGCGCTCGTCGAAGTCGAGAACGGCGCCGTAGAACTCGCGCGCCTTCTCCGCGCCCGCGGCGTCGAGCCCGCCGACGAGCTTCGGGTACTTGCGCAGGTCGGCGAACACCCGGCCGGTGAGCACGCGCTCCGGGGAGAAGACCAGCCAGAAGTCCTTGCCCTCGGCGAGACCGGAGCCCTCCTCGATCATCGGCTTCCACCGGTTGCGGGTGGTGCCGACGGGGAGCGTGGTCTCGTAGATCACCGTGGTGCCCGGCGTGAGGTTCGCGGCGAGGTCGCGGGTGGCGGAGTCCATCCAGCCGAAGTCCGGCACGCCGTTCCCGTCGACGAACAGCGGCACGACGATCACGACCGCGTCCGAGCCCGGGACAGCCTGCGCGTAGTCGGTCGTGGCGGTCAGGTGTCCGTCCGCGACGACCTGCTTCAGCTTGACGTCGAGGTCGGCCTCACCGGGGAACGGCTCGGTACCCGCGTTGACCAGGTCGACGACCTGCTGGTTGATGTCGACACCAGTGACGGTGTGGCCCTTGCTGGCGAACTGCACGGCGAGCGGCAGGCCGATCTTGCCGAGGGCGACAACGGTGATCTTCAACGACATCAACTTGTTCCTTGCGTATGGGCCGGAGGACCACGCAAGGGTACCTTTCGCCGTTCGGTCACCTGTTGTAGGCCGGAGCCGCACCCGCCAGCGTCGACCAGACCTCGTCGCAGGCGGCGGTGGTCGCCTCGTCGAGCGCGGGCCCGGACAGGGCCGCGAGGTTGCTCTTCAGCTGCTCCACGCTCGAGGCGCCGACGAGGACGTCGTCGGTCAGCGGGCGGTCGCGGACCCAGCGCAGCGCGAGCTCGACCAGCGTCAGGCCGGCGTCCCCGGCGATCCCCCGCAGGTGCGAGACGGCCGCGAACTGGGCCTCGTTCCAGTACCGGTCCCGATACAGCTCCTTGCTGAACCGGCCGTCCGGGACCGCGTTCGGCGTGTGCTTGCCGGTCAGCAGGCCGCCGGCCAGCGGGTTGTACGCGACGTTGCGCAGCCCGAGCGCGTGGGAGCACGCCTCGTACTCCGCCTCGACCCGGCGCGCGAGCAAGTTGTACATGACCTGGCACACGGTCGGCGCCAGCCAACCGTGCAGCTGCGCGAGGTAGTGCTGCTGCGTCACCTGCCAGGCCGCGAAGTTCGACTGGCCCAGCGCGCGGATCTTGCCGGCGCGCAGCAGCTCGTCGGCGGCTGCGAGCGACTCCTCGATCGGCGTACGCCAGTCCGGCCGGTGGAAGTAGTAGAGGTCGACGTACTCCGTGCCGAGCCGGCGCAGGCTGCCCTCGATCGCGGTGACGATCGCCTTGCGGGCGAGGCCCGAGACGGTCGGGTCGGACTGGTCGACGTGGCTGCCGACCTTCGTCGACAGCGTGACCTCCGACCGGAACGGGCGGACCACCTCGCCGAGGATCTCCTCCGAGGCGCCGTCGTTGTAGTTGTTCGAGGTGTCGTACGCCGTGACGCCGGCGTCGCGCGCCATCGCGACCATCTCGCGGGCGCCGGCGAGATCCACCTGCGAGCCGAACGTCATGCAGCCCAGCACGATGCTCATTTGAGTCCCGTCGTCGCGATGCCGTGCACGAGGAACCGCTGGGAGGCGAGGAAGAACCCGAAGATCGGGCCCAGCGACAGCAGAGACATCGCGAACATCGGCCCGTACGACGACTCCCCCTCGCTGTCGAGGAACGCCCGCAACCCCAACGGCACCGTGAAGTTCTCCGAGCTGGTGAGGTAGATCAGCGGGCTGAAGAAGTCGTTCCAGGTGAAGATGAACGTGAACGTCGCGGTCGTCGCGAGTGCCGGCATCAGCAGCGGCAGGATGACCCGCCAGTAGATCGAGAAGAAGCCGGCGCCGTCGATCTCCGCCGACTCGTCCAGCTCGCGCGGCAGGCCGCGGATGAACTGCACCATCAAGAAGATGAAGAACGCGTCGGTCGCGAGGAACTTCGGCACGATCAGCGGGAAGAGCGTGTCCACCCAACCGATGTTCAGGAACGCTATGTACTGCGGGATGATCTGCACGTGGTACGGCAGCATCATCGTCGACAGCATGATGAAGAACAGCGCGTTCTTGAACCGGAACTCCAAGCGGGCAAAGGCGTACGCCGCCAACGAGCAGGACAGCAGGTTGCCGACGATCGCGCCGAACGCGATGAGGAACGAGTTCGCGAACAACGTTCCGAACGTGACGTCGCTGAACGCGTACCAGCCGTCGACGAAGTTCTCGAACCTGATCGTCGACGGCCACAACCCGGAGGCCGTGAAGATCTCCGACGCGGGACGTACCGACGAGCTCGCCAGCCACAGCAGCGGATAGATCATCAGGATCAGGCCGACGATCAGCAGCACGTGCGTCACGGTCCGCCGCCACAGCGGCGTCCGTGCCCCGCCCAGCTGTGGTTCGCGCACCTCAGCGACTACAGCCACCGACGTCACTTCCCGTCGTAGTAGAAGACCCAGCGACCTGAGGTCGCGAAGATCAGCGCCGTACAGGCCGCGATCGCGGCGAGGAGCACCCACGCCATCGCGGACGCGTAGCCCATCTGGAAGTTCGTGAATCCCTGCTGGTACAGGTAAAGCGTGTAGAACAGCGTCGAGTCCGCCGGCCCACCTGAGCCGCCGCTGACGACGAACGCGGGAGTAAACGCCTGGAACGCCGAGATCATGTTGAGGATCCCGTTGAACAAGATGATCGGCGTAAGCAGCGGCAGCGTGATGCGGATGAACCGCTGCCAGCGGCCGGCGCCGTCGATCAGTGCGGACTCGTACAGCTCGTTCGGGATCTGCCGCAGACCGGCCAGGAAGATGATCATCGCGGAGCCGAACGTCCAGACGTTCAAGGCGATCAGCGTGTAGAGCGACGTTCGCGGATCGCCGATCCAGCTCTGGCCCTCGATGCCGAAGAAGCCGAGCAGCTTGTTCACCAGCCCGCTCTGCCCGAACACCTGCCGCCACAGGATCGCGATCGCGACGCTCGAGCCCATCAGCGAGGGCAGGTAGTACAGCGAACGGTAGAGCGACAGGCCGCGCAGCCCGCGGTTGAGGAC is part of the Tenggerimyces flavus genome and encodes:
- a CDS encoding nucleotide sugar dehydrogenase — its product is MKITVVALGKIGLPLAVQFASKGHTVTGVDINQQVVDLVNAGTEPFPGEADLDVKLKQVVADGHLTATTDYAQAVPGSDAVVIVVPLFVDGNGVPDFGWMDSATRDLAANLTPGTTVIYETTLPVGTTRNRWKPMIEEGSGLAEGKDFWLVFSPERVLTGRVFADLRKYPKLVGGLDAAGAEKAREFYGAVLDFDERPDLPQSNGVWDLGSAEAAELAKLAETTYRDVNIALANQFARFADQNGIDVHAVINASNSQPYSHIHRPGIAVGGHCIPIYPQLYLSNDPAATVVRTARAANADMPKYAVSLLADTLGDLTGKRVVVLGAAYRGGVKETAFSGVFPTVEELRARGAAVLVHDPMYDDSELEAYGFTPYHLGEPVDAAVLQADHAEYRTIGPADLPGVQVFLDGRNVTDPARWEGVTRRVIGVG
- a CDS encoding aldo/keto reductase, whose amino-acid sequence is MSIVLGCMTFGSQVDLAGAREMVAMARDAGVTAYDTSNNYNDGASEEILGEVVRPFRSEVTLSTKVGSHVDQSDPTVSGLARKAIVTAIEGSLRRLGTEYVDLYYFHRPDWRTPIEESLAAADELLRAGKIRALGQSNFAAWQVTQQHYLAQLHGWLAPTVCQVMYNLLARRVEAEYEACSHALGLRNVAYNPLAGGLLTGKHTPNAVPDGRFSKELYRDRYWNEAQFAAVSHLRGIAGDAGLTLVELALRWVRDRPLTDDVLVGASSVEQLKSNLAALSGPALDEATTAACDEVWSTLAGAAPAYNR
- a CDS encoding carbohydrate ABC transporter permease, coding for MAVVAEVREPQLGGARTPLWRRTVTHVLLIVGLILMIYPLLWLASSSVRPASEIFTASGLWPSTIRFENFVDGWYAFSDVTFGTLFANSFLIAFGAIVGNLLSCSLAAYAFARLEFRFKNALFFIMLSTMMLPYHVQIIPQYIAFLNIGWVDTLFPLIVPKFLATDAFFIFLMVQFIRGLPRELDESAEIDGAGFFSIYWRVILPLLMPALATTATFTFIFTWNDFFSPLIYLTSSENFTVPLGLRAFLDSEGESSYGPMFAMSLLSLGPIFGFFLASQRFLVHGIATTGLK
- a CDS encoding carbohydrate ABC transporter permease yields the protein MPALAVRRHRSGAEAPEPVSPARSKRKSLRGRREQRAAYLFLLPWFAGLLLITIGPMLASLYLSFTNFSITRAPEWVGFDNYIRMFTADPRFWQSVRVTSVYVLVSVPLVLIFALALAVVLNRGLRGLSLYRSLYYLPSLMGSSVAIAILWRQVFGQSGLVNKLLGFFGIEGQSWIGDPRTSLYTLIALNVWTFGSAMIIFLAGLRQIPNELYESALIDGAGRWQRFIRITLPLLTPIILFNGILNMISAFQAFTPAFVVSGGSGGPADSTLFYTLYLYQQGFTNFQMGYASAMAWVLLAAIAACTALIFATSGRWVFYYDGK